The stretch of DNA CTTAGGTTTCAGGTTAGTTAGTAATCGCCGGAATCTTCATCTCTCCTCAACAACTTATATGAACtgctttattgtttcttttggaaCTACCGTTTAGTTAATTGTTTCTCTGGAGAATCTAGGTTTGAAGCTTTCGTTTTATGTCATTTTCAGAGCCATGGTGTGTAGTGTTATGAAATAATCAATAAGCTTAAGATttgttggtttatgatttttgcagtttttttttgaaattttgaaagaatGGTGAGAATCAGTGTGCTCAATGATGCTCTCAAGAGTATGTACAATGCTGAGAAGAGGGGAAAGAGGCAGGTCATGATCAGGCCTTCTTCTAAAGTGATCATCAAGTTCCTTATCGTCATGCAAAAGCacggtatgtttttttttttttttttgcagagcTAGTGGTTATGACTCTGTGTTACTTTGCTTTCCTGTGTATTGTTTCCAAGTGTAAAGATGATGCTTTGTGTTTTGGAATTTTGTAGGTTACATTGGCGAGTTTGAGTATGTTGATGACCACAGGTCTGGTAAGATTGTTGTTGAGCTTAATGGAAGGCTGAACAAGTGTGGAGTCATCAGTCCTCGTTTTGATGTTGGTGTTAAGGAGATTGAAGGATGGACTGCTCGTCTACTTCCTTCCAGACAGGTTAGCCTTTTACTCTCTATTTTTGGTACAAATCAATTATGTTTTAGATCGTAAGATTCGACTTAATGCTTACTAAAACACTCTCATATCGGTCTCCTGCCTCAATTTGATGTTTCTGTTAGTGTTTAATCGGAAGAGTCAGTACTTGTAGAACATAATCACTTTGCTGTTCTGTTAGGGTGTAATTATGTGTTTAAGTGTCATTACTTGTAGAACATAATCTTACTTCATCTTTCAATCTCACAACTAAATTGGAACACATCTCTCTATGTGCAGTTTGGTTACATTGTTCTGACGACCTCAGCGGGAATCATGGATCACGAAGAAGCCAGGAGAAAGAATGTTGGTGGCAAAGTTCTTGGCTTCTTTTACTGAAGCAGCTTCTTGAGATCTATCTTATCAGGTTATATATCGATTCTCCTTATGTGGAGGGAGTAGTATTTGGATTGTGACCTCAATGTTAAAGTAGTAGTTTTGTATGTGGTTTTACTCGGATGCTTAAAAACTTTGGAGATGAGTAGACaaatttatttcagtttttgaaTTCGTTAGACTCGCGGTTTATGAAACCAAAATCATCTTTCTTGACTTATCATGTGTCATTTACTCATTTTGGAGACGTgctcttcttgtttgtttttcttaaaacgTTTGGTTTAACTCTTTTCAATGTGAAGTTCtcattaaaatacaaatatttgagTGAGCTGCTCAAATTCAAAAGAGATTTTAGAAGTAATTTATATGATTCTATCGCTCAAAATTAAAAGTCGATGACAAAACAAGTTGTTCTAAGAAACGAAAATTGAATAGTTCCCCTTCCACGTTAATCAAGTTTcaacaattcaaaaaaatcaaatacagcctcaaaaacatatatgatcTCTGTGAGTAGAATTAGATCTTTGCTATATCTCCTAATTCCTAAATATCATATATCTCCTAATTCCATCAATTGACAAGTtagtgggggttattggtttaagatttgaatagagttttaaagattttaaatgttatgtagaatctgttgttattagatcaagattttgttaaactctgttaaagtttagtgttattagtttgtgatttgtaaaaagttatttaaaatcttaacaaatctgggttattagattcagacttttataaagtcattaaaagttttgtattattcaattaaaacaaaagaatctaagattgttaatgagttcaattattatgttattggttcattaTTTTAGAcaatttctttacaaaataaagtcatggaaagta from Camelina sativa cultivar DH55 chromosome 9, Cs, whole genome shotgun sequence encodes:
- the LOC104711062 gene encoding 40S ribosomal protein S15a-1 produces the protein MVRISVLNDALKSMYNAEKRGKRQVMIRPSSKVIIKFLIVMQKHGYIGEFEYVDDHRSGKIVVELNGRLNKCGVISPRFDVGVKEIEGWTARLLPSRQFGYIVLTTSAGIMDHEEARRKNVGGKVLGFFY